The Neomonachus schauinslandi chromosome 4, ASM220157v2, whole genome shotgun sequence genome includes a region encoding these proteins:
- the LOC123324575 gene encoding LOW QUALITY PROTEIN: basic proline-rich protein-like (The sequence of the model RefSeq protein was modified relative to this genomic sequence to represent the inferred CDS: inserted 2 bases in 1 codon), producing MASPLLGDPSPAGLPPPPVATPSKSHGPAAPPPPEPPFPDIYGGDAQLWAAHFRGIGRAYRALGKEDDFAIRVLTEDFTLPFPFAWPPGPDPARGPLFYDPHDRAGFDFLLRGPGAPPPALLRPLHATAQAAARKRRLERLALSYAXARGRPGPACCCWRPGPAPAPPSRGPRGPRPPPPAAPRGWASPRPTRPIKSCSASPAQALCWTPPDRRRGRDKGLTPGPGLFTGPGIHMGLQRTVSDE from the exons ATGGCTTCCCCTCTTTTGGGGGACCCCAGCCCAGCAGgtctgccccctcctcctgtaGCCACTCCAAGTAAGtcacatg GTCccgccgcgcccccgcccccggagCCCCCGTTCCCGGACATCTACGGCGGGGACGCGCAGCTCTGGGCGGCGCACTTCCGCGGCATCGGGCGCGCCTACCGCGCGCTGGGCAAGGAGGACGACTTCGCCATCCGCGTGCTCACCGAGGACTTCACGCTGCCCTTTCCGTTCGCCTGGCCGCCAGGGCCCGACCCCGCCCGCGGGCCGCTCTTTTACGACCCGCACGACCGCGCGGGCTTCGACTTCCTGCTGCGCGGCCCGGGCGCGCCGCCCCCCGCGCTGCTGCGGCCCCTTCACGCCACGGCCCAGGCGGCGGCGCGCAAGCGGCGCCTGGAGCGCCTGGCCCTGAGCTACGC AGCGCGGGGGCGCCCCGGCCCGGCCTGCTGCTGCTGGCGCCCGGGCCCGGCTCCGGCGCCGCCTTCCCGGGGCCCGCGGGGCCCGAGGCCGCCACCCCCGGCGGCGCCCCGAGGCTGGGCTAGTCCGCGCCCGACGCGGCCAATAAAGAGTTGCTCTGCTTCGCCCGCCCAGGCTCTTTGCTGGACACCCCCGGACAGGCGGCGGGGGCGGGACAAGGGGCTGACCCCGGGGCCAGGCCTGTTCACCGGTCCGGGGATCCACATGGGTCTCCAGCGGACAGTGAGCGACGAGTGA